One Aciduliprofundum boonei T469 genomic region harbors:
- the rnhB gene encoding ribonuclease HII, producing the protein MSCGVDEAGRGPVIGPLVVAGVCGEESKIASLRVKDSKKLSPKRRERLAEEIKKVASKIVVIKIEPEEIDALREKMTLNEIEVELFARVISQLNGDKVYVDAADVNEDRFAEEIKKKLGKDVEIISEHKADSKYPMVSAASIIAKVERDRIINELKKELGEFGSGYPADERTKRFLEKYVKEHNELPPHTRHSWKSAKRAMKKKEQKKLGDF; encoded by the coding sequence ATGAGCTGTGGCGTTGATGAGGCTGGACGAGGTCCTGTTATAGGCCCGCTGGTAGTGGCAGGTGTTTGCGGAGAGGAAAGCAAAATCGCATCTTTGAGAGTAAAAGATTCAAAAAAATTGAGTCCAAAAAGGAGGGAGAGATTGGCAGAAGAAATAAAGAAAGTTGCATCCAAGATAGTTGTGATAAAAATCGAACCAGAGGAGATCGATGCACTAAGAGAGAAAATGACTTTGAATGAGATAGAAGTTGAACTTTTTGCAAGAGTAATCTCTCAGTTGAACGGAGATAAGGTGTATGTGGATGCAGCCGATGTTAATGAAGATAGATTTGCTGAGGAGATAAAGAAAAAATTGGGAAAAGATGTAGAAATAATATCGGAACACAAGGCGGATTCTAAGTATCCGATGGTAAGCGCTGCATCCATAATTGCGAAGGTTGAAAGGGATAGAATAATTAATGAATTGAAGAAAGAACTTGGAGAGTTTGGCTCAGGATACCCTGCAGATGAGCGAACAAAGAGATTCTTAGAAAAATATGTGAAAGAGCATAATGAATTGCCACCTCATACAAGGCATTCTTGGAAGAGCGCAAAGAGAGCAATGAAGAAAAAAGAGCAGAAGAAATTGGGGGATTTCTAG
- a CDS encoding class I SAM-dependent methyltransferase, which yields MGNPKVSVVITGFEAKFYDELLDFITLFQYGKFIKKLMYEETEVGYGDNVAELGVGNGRNAILLSNRVGEKGEIVGFDISPDMLEKAKKKTKDYKNIRIIKHDIRLDFPKEFYDYFDVALIALAFHGFTPRDRERILDNVRKILKDGGKFYILDYNQMNYAKSPFYFKILIDKFECPLAEEFLGYDLINVANKYGFRLTKKRTYVKGLFQYSEFTLEK from the coding sequence ATGGGGAACCCAAAGGTTAGCGTGGTAATAACGGGCTTTGAAGCAAAATTTTACGATGAGCTTTTAGATTTCATCACCTTATTTCAGTATGGCAAGTTCATAAAAAAATTGATGTACGAAGAAACAGAGGTTGGATACGGAGATAATGTTGCGGAGTTGGGGGTGGGTAACGGAAGAAACGCAATTCTTCTCTCTAATCGTGTTGGGGAAAAAGGAGAGATCGTTGGATTTGACATCTCACCAGATATGCTTGAGAAGGCTAAAAAGAAAACTAAAGATTATAAGAATATCAGGATAATTAAGCATGATATTCGACTTGATTTTCCTAAAGAATTTTACGATTATTTTGATGTGGCATTAATAGCCCTTGCCTTTCATGGATTCACACCAAGAGATAGAGAGAGGATTCTCGATAATGTAAGAAAAATTTTGAAAGATGGTGGAAAATTTTATATCCTTGACTATAACCAGATGAATTACGCTAAATCGCCTTTCTATTTTAAGATTTTAATAGATAAGTTTGAATGCCCTTTAGCGGAGGAATTTTTGGGATATGATTTGATCAATGTGGCAAATAAGTATGGATTTAGACTCACAAAGAAAAGAACATATGTTAAGGGGTTATTCCAATATTCTGAGTTTACTTTGGAGAAGTAA
- a CDS encoding GTP-binding protein yields the protein MDIEQRIKELEEEIKRTQYNKATEKHILRLKARIAYLKKELEEKKKKQKAQRAKGIKKSGDAMVSLIGPPSVGKSMLFNILTNAKSTVADYAFTTLEIHPGILKHKGAEIQLLDMPGLIEGASYGKGNGKEILSVARNSDLIMLVLDVYTVDYLEVILNELHNFGIRVNEKEPNISIKKKDRGGINVASTVPLSMDIESIKAIVREFGFVNADVLIKEDLNAERLMDFLSGNRTYVPAILVVNKIDLADEEFLREIKGKLHSWSPVFISAKYRTNLEKLKDEIFKASGLMRIYLKPQSGKIDYDAPLILKKGSTVEDVCKSLHRDFVRKFRYAMVWGKSVKFPGQHVGLEHKLMDEDIVRLVIRR from the coding sequence GTGGACATAGAGCAGAGAATCAAAGAGTTAGAAGAGGAGATAAAAAGAACGCAGTACAACAAGGCTACTGAAAAGCATATTCTTCGTCTAAAGGCCAGAATTGCATACCTGAAGAAGGAATTAGAAGAAAAGAAAAAGAAACAGAAAGCACAGAGGGCAAAAGGAATTAAAAAAAGTGGAGATGCTATGGTCTCATTGATAGGACCTCCAAGTGTGGGAAAGAGCATGCTTTTCAACATACTCACAAACGCAAAGAGTACAGTGGCAGATTATGCTTTTACAACCCTTGAAATCCATCCTGGAATTTTGAAGCATAAGGGCGCAGAGATACAACTCTTAGATATGCCCGGGCTGATTGAAGGGGCCTCATACGGAAAGGGTAACGGAAAAGAGATTTTGAGCGTGGCAAGAAATTCCGATTTAATTATGCTTGTGCTAGATGTTTATACAGTGGATTATCTTGAAGTAATTCTAAATGAATTGCACAATTTTGGAATAAGAGTGAATGAGAAAGAGCCGAATATTTCAATAAAGAAGAAAGATAGGGGAGGAATAAATGTAGCTTCTACCGTACCATTAAGTATGGATATTGAGAGCATAAAAGCAATAGTTAGAGAATTTGGATTTGTAAATGCGGATGTATTGATAAAAGAGGACTTAAATGCAGAGCGACTAATGGATTTCTTATCGGGAAATAGGACCTATGTGCCTGCCATACTGGTGGTAAATAAAATAGACCTTGCTGATGAGGAATTCTTAAGGGAGATAAAAGGGAAATTGCATTCTTGGAGCCCAGTGTTCATATCCGCAAAATACAGAACAAATTTGGAAAAATTGAAAGATGAAATATTCAAAGCATCTGGATTAATGCGCATTTACCTAAAGCCCCAAAGTGGAAAAATAGATTACGATGCACCGTTAATCTTAAAAAAAGGTTCCACTGTAGAGGATGTTTGCAAATCATTGCATAGGGATTTTGTTAGGAAGTTTCGCTATGCTATGGTGTGGGGCAAGAGCGTTAAGTTTCCAGGCCAACATGTCGGACTGGAGCACAAGCTTATGGACGAGGATATAGTTAGGCTTGTAATAAGAAGGTAA
- a CDS encoding NAD(P)/FAD-dependent oxidoreductase: protein MIVIIGLGTGGIYAARWISRFNRKEKITIIERRSYETYSPCSIPLVVEGAIDLKEIIHPFPRTPRIDVLLEHEAVEIDTKGKRVLYRKIGSDEMKEIEYDKLIYAAGARPSVPPIKGVEKKGVFTVRTVEDAKNINEWAKKAKKALIIGAGAIGMEMAYALRKRGLDVTIVEMLEHPFPKALDEDMAKIVKERLESMGIKCHCNSKVEEILGKEKVKGALVNGEEIDADMVILSVGVRPNTELLKGKVDMDDRGYIIVNERMQTSLPDIFAVGDCARTPYGILQLATIAAREGIVAGINAAGGDAIYTKHTGAFVSTMGNFEVACVGERSEISGRGHSTITPYSKHEIFVKIFTDKEGKIKGAQAVGYMASKKIDIISALMRGGGRIWDVAFMEHAYCPASAHLYDVINIAANNAMRKIKIEKYTV from the coding sequence ATGATAGTGATTATAGGCCTAGGAACTGGAGGAATATATGCGGCTAGGTGGATAAGCAGGTTCAATAGAAAAGAGAAAATAACTATTATCGAAAGAAGAAGTTATGAAACTTATTCTCCCTGCTCAATACCTCTGGTTGTGGAAGGTGCCATAGATCTTAAAGAAATTATACATCCATTTCCAAGAACTCCTCGGATCGATGTGCTGTTGGAGCATGAAGCTGTTGAGATTGATACAAAGGGCAAAAGAGTGCTTTATAGGAAAATTGGGAGCGATGAAATGAAAGAGATTGAGTATGATAAATTGATATATGCGGCAGGTGCAAGACCCTCGGTCCCTCCAATAAAGGGAGTGGAGAAAAAAGGAGTATTCACGGTGAGAACCGTTGAAGATGCTAAGAATATAAATGAATGGGCAAAAAAAGCTAAAAAAGCTTTAATAATAGGTGCTGGTGCAATAGGAATGGAGATGGCCTATGCCCTTCGCAAAAGAGGTTTGGATGTAACTATTGTTGAAATGCTTGAGCATCCATTTCCAAAAGCGCTGGACGAAGATATGGCTAAAATTGTTAAGGAGAGATTGGAATCTATGGGAATTAAATGTCATTGTAATAGCAAGGTAGAAGAGATATTGGGGAAAGAGAAGGTTAAAGGTGCTTTGGTCAATGGTGAAGAAATTGATGCAGATATGGTAATTCTTAGCGTGGGAGTTAGACCCAATACAGAACTTTTGAAGGGAAAGGTGGATATGGACGATAGGGGCTATATAATAGTGAATGAGAGAATGCAAACCTCCTTGCCAGATATATTTGCTGTGGGTGATTGCGCACGCACTCCCTATGGCATTTTGCAGCTTGCAACCATTGCAGCCAGGGAGGGAATAGTGGCAGGAATAAACGCTGCTGGTGGAGATGCCATATACACAAAGCACACGGGAGCTTTCGTATCCACTATGGGAAATTTTGAAGTTGCATGCGTTGGAGAGAGAAGTGAGATAAGCGGAAGAGGCCATTCGACTATAACTCCCTATTCAAAGCATGAAATTTTTGTGAAGATTTTCACAGATAAAGAAGGCAAAATAAAAGGTGCTCAAGCAGTGGGTTATATGGCTTCAAAGAAAATCGATATAATATCAGCGTTGATGCGTGGTGGAGGAAGAATATGGGATGTGGCCTTTATGGAGCATGCCTATTGCCCCGCCTCAGCACACCTCTATGATGTGATAAACATAGCCGCTAACAATGCAATGAGAAAAATAAAGATTGAAAAATACACTGTTTAG
- a CDS encoding gamma carbonic anhydrase family protein, with amino-acid sequence MEIIKPRIHNSAYIAPTATIIGDVEIEEGASVWDGAVLRGDVSYIKIGKNTNIQDNAVVHVDYNDPTIIGENVTIGHMAVVHAAKIGNNVIVGIHAVILNGAEIGDGSVVGAGAVVTSRTKIPPKSLVLGIPAKVVRQGEEIEKMAIENGLIYQKLREEHKSGKYARFIP; translated from the coding sequence ATGGAAATAATAAAGCCGAGAATACATAACTCAGCGTACATTGCTCCCACAGCCACGATTATAGGCGATGTTGAGATAGAAGAGGGAGCAAGCGTATGGGATGGAGCAGTGCTTCGTGGAGATGTATCCTACATAAAGATTGGGAAGAACACGAATATTCAGGATAATGCAGTGGTGCATGTGGATTATAACGATCCAACAATAATTGGGGAGAATGTTACAATCGGACATATGGCAGTGGTGCATGCTGCTAAAATTGGAAATAATGTAATTGTTGGAATCCATGCTGTCATACTTAATGGTGCGGAAATAGGTGACGGGAGCGTTGTAGGCGCAGGAGCGGTGGTAACATCAAGAACAAAGATACCTCCTAAGAGCCTAGTTCTAGGCATTCCTGCAAAGGTTGTTAGGCAGGGCGAGGAAATTGAGAAGATGGCTATTGAGAATGGATTGATTTATCAAAAGTTAAGGGAAGAGCATAAAAGTGGAAAGTACGCTAGGTTCATACCTTGA
- a CDS encoding sulfide-dependent adenosine diphosphate thiazole synthase → MLDEVEITKLIVENYMKDLMEYADLDVAIVGAGPSGLTAAYYLATAKKKVAIFDRRLSIGGGMWGGGMMFNKIVVQEDAKHILDDFSINYERFGDYYVADSVHSVTSLAYHATKEGAKIFNLIGAEDVIIKNNRVSGLVINWSVIGELPIDPLSIYAKYVIDATGHESEVIKTLVRKNNIKLNTPTGSIEGEHSMDADTAESVIVDNVKEVYPGIFVTGMAANAVFGSPRMGPIFGGMLLSGKKVADEIIRRLS, encoded by the coding sequence ATGCTTGATGAAGTTGAGATTACAAAGCTCATAGTGGAGAATTATATGAAAGACCTTATGGAATATGCAGATTTGGATGTGGCAATAGTTGGTGCAGGCCCTTCGGGATTGACGGCCGCTTACTATCTTGCCACGGCAAAGAAAAAAGTGGCCATATTCGATAGACGCCTGAGCATTGGAGGTGGGATGTGGGGAGGAGGCATGATGTTCAACAAAATCGTAGTGCAGGAAGATGCTAAACATATTTTGGATGATTTCTCAATAAACTATGAGAGATTTGGAGATTACTATGTAGCAGATTCTGTGCATTCTGTTACCTCCTTAGCTTATCATGCCACCAAGGAAGGAGCAAAAATTTTCAATTTAATTGGTGCAGAGGATGTTATAATAAAGAATAACAGAGTTTCTGGATTAGTTATAAATTGGAGCGTGATTGGCGAGTTACCTATAGATCCCTTGTCCATCTATGCAAAGTATGTAATTGATGCTACTGGTCACGAAAGTGAGGTAATAAAGACATTGGTGAGAAAAAATAACATAAAATTAAATACACCCACTGGCAGCATAGAGGGTGAGCATAGCATGGATGCTGATACTGCCGAAAGTGTTATTGTAGATAATGTGAAGGAAGTTTATCCCGGCATATTTGTAACAGGTATGGCTGCCAACGCAGTATTTGGCTCTCCGAGAATGGGTCCAATATTTGGAGGTATGCTTTTAAGTGGAAAGAAAGTAGCGGATGAGATCATAAGGAGATTGTCCTAA
- the ftsZ gene encoding cell division protein FtsZ, translated as MKSLIKEALARAEVKAEEPKNVVIETQDDKELEEMLKSLKTNIKIVGCGGGGSNTINRIMEEGIYGNVELIAANTDAQHLLITKAHRKVLLGKRITRGLGAGALPQMGMEAAREVEDKIRDVLQGADMVFITCGLGGGTGTGSAPVVAQIAKELGALTIAICSLPFKAEGRMREENAEWGLDKLRETADTVITIPNDKLLELVPRLPLNQAFKFADEVLMRAIKGLTEMITKPGLVNLDFNDLKTVMKGGGVAMIGLGESEGAGEERALEALEDAINSPLLEVDISTATGILVNVVGSPDMTISEAERAVEELHKKVAKNARIIWGCAIDPTYERRISVLVVATGVKSKQILGKVTAEELRRQYGVDVIR; from the coding sequence ATGAAATCTCTCATTAAGGAAGCTTTGGCTAGGGCAGAAGTGAAAGCTGAAGAGCCAAAGAATGTTGTGATTGAAACTCAGGATGATAAAGAGCTTGAAGAGATGCTTAAGAGTTTGAAAACGAATATTAAGATTGTCGGTTGCGGTGGTGGCGGAAGCAACACAATAAATCGCATTATGGAAGAAGGTATATATGGAAATGTTGAGCTCATAGCTGCTAACACAGATGCTCAGCATTTGTTAATAACTAAAGCGCATCGTAAAGTTCTATTAGGAAAGAGGATAACAAGGGGTTTGGGTGCAGGGGCGTTGCCCCAGATGGGCATGGAGGCGGCTAGAGAAGTAGAGGATAAGATAAGAGATGTGCTGCAAGGCGCAGATATGGTATTCATAACCTGTGGTTTGGGAGGAGGTACGGGCACAGGTAGTGCCCCGGTTGTTGCTCAAATTGCAAAAGAGCTTGGAGCTTTAACGATTGCCATATGCTCACTCCCTTTCAAAGCTGAGGGAAGAATGAGAGAGGAGAATGCAGAGTGGGGCTTGGATAAATTAAGGGAGACAGCAGATACTGTAATTACCATACCAAATGATAAGCTCTTGGAACTCGTTCCAAGATTGCCTCTAAATCAGGCGTTCAAGTTTGCAGATGAGGTTCTAATGCGTGCCATAAAGGGATTAACAGAGATGATAACCAAGCCTGGATTGGTTAATTTAGATTTCAATGATTTAAAAACCGTTATGAAAGGTGGCGGCGTGGCCATGATAGGTCTCGGAGAGAGCGAAGGAGCAGGTGAAGAAAGAGCGTTGGAGGCCTTGGAGGATGCTATTAATTCTCCATTATTAGAAGTTGACATTTCAACTGCAACGGGAATTCTTGTAAATGTGGTTGGCTCGCCTGATATGACAATAAGTGAGGCAGAGAGAGCCGTAGAAGAGTTGCACAAGAAAGTGGCAAAGAATGCAAGGATTATCTGGGGCTGTGCGATAGACCCAACATACGAGCGCAGAATATCAGTGCTTGTTGTTGCCACGGGAGTAAAGAGCAAGCAAATATTGGGAAAAGTGACTGCAGAAGAGCTTAGAAGGCAGTATGGTGTAGATGTCATTAGATGA
- a CDS encoding DUF973 family protein has translation MSLDDDKEAFRNFSKAFLINFIFGLINVIFIVIMVAWAISATVMPMGGGEVEPTGPIYAFFIPSVILSLIGNIIFVYYLWHGFKIMETVMPNVSIGKIGALLLLFSSFSLPIIFPIFWGAPSPNFQSPVAYFGLFSIFGVVGLIGIILLVIAIYRIGEKYDNTTIKVGAIIYIFLSFIAAIVLYFGFKELENRKSGKNSVILPPQPPW, from the coding sequence ATGTCATTAGATGATGATAAAGAAGCTTTTCGTAATTTTTCCAAAGCATTTCTTATAAATTTTATTTTTGGGCTCATTAATGTGATTTTCATAGTGATTATGGTGGCTTGGGCTATATCTGCCACAGTGATGCCCATGGGGGGTGGTGAAGTAGAGCCCACAGGGCCAATATACGCATTTTTCATCCCTTCAGTGATTTTATCTTTGATAGGAAACATAATTTTCGTCTATTATCTTTGGCATGGATTCAAAATTATGGAAACTGTTATGCCAAATGTATCTATTGGAAAAATAGGAGCATTACTTCTCTTATTTAGCTCCTTCTCCTTACCCATTATATTTCCAATTTTTTGGGGTGCGCCATCACCTAATTTTCAATCACCAGTTGCTTATTTTGGATTATTTTCAATATTTGGTGTTGTTGGATTGATTGGGATTATACTACTCGTTATTGCTATTTATCGCATAGGTGAAAAGTACGATAATACAACTATAAAAGTTGGAGCGATAATATATATTTTCTTATCATTCATAGCAGCCATAGTTCTTTATTTTGGATTCAAAGAACTTGAGAATAGGAAATCAGGGAAGAATTCAGTAATTCTGCCTCCCCAGCCCCCATGGTGA
- a CDS encoding RtcB family protein — MWNGPIKKVDSFRWEIPRSYKQGMRVPGVIYASQHMIEQIKRDNAPEQVANVATLPGIVKASMAMPDIHWGYGFPIGGVAAFDAEEGIISPGGVGYDINCGVRLLTTNLDEKDVRPKLKELVDNIFMNVPSGVGEKGKLRLNFGELNKVLDFGAKWAVENGYGWEEDLERLEEGGSIKFADHTKVSDKAKKRGAPQLGTLGAGNHFLEVQRVEKIFLPEIAKKFGITHEGQITVMIHTGSRGLGHQVASDYIRVMEQAARKYGIKLVDPQLACAPVKSKEAEDYFAAMSAAANFGFTNRQLITHWVRESFGKVFGEDPEDLGMHLVYGVAHNIAKLEEHIVDGKRMKVYVHRKGATRAFAAGREELSQLYRDVGQPVLIPGDMGTSSYVLVGTQKAMEETFGSTCHGAGRVMSRHAALRKFRGEEIKRELWEKKHIYVRSASNRVAAEEAPDAYKDVNEVVRAVEGAGISRIVAKMVPLGVVKG, encoded by the coding sequence ATGTGGAACGGGCCTATTAAAAAAGTTGATTCTTTTCGCTGGGAGATACCAAGGAGTTATAAGCAAGGCATGCGCGTTCCCGGTGTAATATACGCTTCACAGCATATGATTGAGCAGATAAAGAGAGACAACGCACCTGAGCAAGTTGCTAATGTTGCCACGCTTCCGGGAATAGTCAAAGCAAGTATGGCTATGCCAGATATCCACTGGGGCTACGGATTTCCCATCGGAGGAGTAGCTGCATTTGATGCAGAGGAAGGGATTATCTCACCTGGGGGTGTAGGCTACGATATAAACTGTGGTGTTAGATTGCTGACAACTAATTTAGACGAGAAGGATGTGAGGCCCAAGTTAAAAGAGCTTGTTGATAATATATTTATGAATGTTCCTTCAGGCGTTGGTGAAAAGGGCAAGTTAAGGTTAAATTTTGGAGAATTAAATAAGGTTCTTGATTTTGGAGCCAAGTGGGCCGTTGAGAATGGCTATGGCTGGGAAGAGGATTTGGAGAGATTGGAAGAGGGGGGAAGCATTAAATTTGCAGACCATACAAAAGTTAGTGATAAGGCAAAAAAGAGAGGAGCACCGCAACTTGGAACTTTGGGGGCAGGAAATCATTTCTTAGAAGTGCAAAGAGTTGAAAAGATTTTCTTGCCAGAGATTGCCAAGAAATTTGGTATAACCCATGAAGGACAAATTACAGTTATGATTCACACGGGCTCCAGGGGTCTAGGACATCAAGTTGCCAGTGATTACATACGGGTTATGGAGCAAGCTGCAAGAAAGTACGGGATAAAATTGGTAGATCCTCAGCTAGCATGCGCGCCTGTAAAGAGTAAAGAGGCAGAAGATTACTTCGCTGCCATGAGCGCTGCAGCTAATTTTGGATTTACAAACAGACAACTTATAACCCACTGGGTTCGCGAGTCCTTTGGCAAGGTTTTTGGAGAGGATCCTGAAGATTTGGGTATGCATCTCGTTTATGGTGTCGCGCACAATATTGCGAAGTTGGAGGAGCATATTGTTGACGGAAAGAGAATGAAGGTGTATGTGCATAGGAAGGGCGCAACGAGGGCTTTTGCAGCAGGAAGAGAGGAATTGTCACAGTTATACAGGGATGTTGGCCAACCTGTTCTCATTCCCGGGGATATGGGTACTAGCTCTTATGTGCTTGTAGGCACACAGAAGGCGATGGAAGAGACCTTTGGCTCAACATGCCATGGAGCAGGCCGAGTCATGAGCCGCCACGCTGCATTGCGCAAATTTAGGGGCGAGGAGATTAAGAGAGAATTGTGGGAAAAGAAGCACATATATGTGAGAAGCGCAAGCAATCGCGTAGCAGCAGAAGAAGCGCCAGATGCTTACAAGGATGTCAACGAAGTAGTCCGTGCTGTAGAAGGAGCAGGTATATCTCGCATAGTTGCAAAGATGGTGCCCCTAGGCGTTGTAAAGGGTTAA
- a CDS encoding MFS transporter produces MRIAPFNSLPKDARRLIIYYAIAQPGIIGFVIFNAYLFLLGYSPMYVGSVVSGASLLTAILLPILGHLSDKKINAKYYMITTEALIGVAFVIFGLAKNGLWIFAGRVIFSTAMLFTFASNVYEKELYPKDLLEEAYIWHWIVPSAAGILTYLAAFVYFSLIPSVEAARWYYIALGLAAPLFISYIYFALPDMPTYTEREKIKIPKGLIGIVLVSILAYLQAYFLYDITLDNIIINHFGYGLSIIVLLSIIDNLFGLSSGFLKAHIPKEHFPKMPYIAMLSLTVLSFLLFVLHFKGLENIWIFILLYSLLSLAWPLWHMSFKPILQRNIPKKYRGTIFSSIQSINRLVGIPIAFIIGVTITFFGSFSPLLISSLLGMMTALSLKLVAKN; encoded by the coding sequence GTGAGAATAGCCCCTTTTAATTCCCTACCAAAGGATGCAAGGCGGCTCATAATTTATTACGCAATAGCGCAGCCAGGGATAATAGGGTTCGTAATATTCAACGCCTATCTCTTTCTCCTTGGCTATTCGCCCATGTATGTTGGCTCGGTAGTTAGTGGGGCTTCTCTCCTCACAGCCATTCTTCTTCCAATCCTTGGACATCTCTCAGATAAGAAAATAAATGCAAAATATTATATGATAACCACTGAAGCTTTAATTGGAGTAGCATTCGTAATATTCGGACTGGCCAAAAACGGACTCTGGATATTTGCGGGAAGAGTGATATTCTCCACAGCCATGCTCTTTACCTTTGCCTCCAATGTTTACGAGAAAGAGCTCTATCCAAAAGATTTGCTTGAAGAAGCATACATATGGCACTGGATAGTACCATCCGCCGCGGGTATTTTAACTTATCTTGCTGCTTTCGTCTACTTTTCACTCATACCAAGTGTGGAAGCTGCAAGATGGTACTACATAGCGCTTGGGTTGGCTGCTCCGCTTTTCATATCTTATATTTACTTCGCACTTCCAGATATGCCCACATACACCGAAAGGGAGAAAATAAAAATTCCAAAAGGTCTAATCGGTATCGTGTTGGTATCAATCCTCGCTTATCTTCAGGCATATTTTCTATACGATATAACTTTAGACAATATCATCATAAACCATTTCGGATATGGACTATCAATAATAGTACTTCTCTCCATAATCGATAACCTCTTTGGCCTCTCCTCGGGATTCTTAAAAGCCCACATCCCAAAAGAGCATTTTCCAAAGATGCCGTATATTGCCATGCTCTCCCTGACAGTACTGAGTTTCCTGCTCTTCGTCCTGCATTTTAAGGGATTGGAAAATATATGGATATTTATACTCCTTTACTCCCTACTATCTCTGGCTTGGCCCCTCTGGCATATGAGTTTTAAACCCATACTTCAAAGAAATATTCCAAAAAAATATAGGGGTACAATATTCTCCAGCATTCAATCAATAAATCGACTGGTAGGAATACCCATTGCTTTTATCATCGGGGTAACAATCACTTTTTTTGGCTCTTTCTCGCCTCTCTTAATATCCTCCCTCCTAGGAATGATGACCGCTCTATCTCTAAAATTAGTAGCAAAGAATTAA
- a CDS encoding citrate lyase acyl carrier protein, with the protein MIEAGTHEKGDVFVSIEEGKREVIVKSKLERLYGDAIRETVEEVTRGIEAKIVVEDLGALDWVLRARLEAAIRKYGGEKI; encoded by the coding sequence ATGATTGAGGCAGGTACGCATGAAAAGGGCGATGTTTTTGTGAGCATAGAGGAAGGTAAGAGGGAAGTTATTGTCAAAAGCAAACTCGAGAGGTTGTATGGGGATGCTATTAGAGAAACAGTTGAAGAGGTAACGAGGGGAATAGAAGCAAAGATAGTTGTTGAAGACCTTGGGGCTTTGGACTGGGTTCTCCGTGCCAGGTTAGAGGCAGCCATAAGAAAGTATGGGGGTGAAAAGATATGA
- a CDS encoding CoA ester lyase has translation MKLRRTRLYIPGNNPHLVENAGLYGADAVILDLEDSVPITQKFDARILVKYSLQNVDFGKSEKWVRINGIDTPYWKKDLEEILPYCDVINLPKVESLEDVNAADQEMSLIEDDNGLEPRKLVPIIETVRGLKNARDIATHPRVVALAWGGEDLTADLGIPRKKALILDYVRAEIVLAAKAEKKQALDTVFSNVKDTEGLFNYAQRARYMGFDGIGVIHPNQIEVVHRAFKPTDEEIEEARRIIEAAKEAEREGKAVISLNGRMIDPPVVERARKILALAEVD, from the coding sequence ATGAAACTTCGAAGAACTCGTTTATATATCCCTGGAAACAATCCACATCTTGTTGAAAATGCTGGGTTGTATGGTGCGGATGCTGTCATTCTTGATCTTGAAGATTCTGTGCCAATAACCCAAAAATTTGATGCAAGAATATTGGTGAAATATTCCCTTCAGAATGTCGATTTTGGAAAGAGCGAGAAATGGGTCAGAATAAATGGAATTGATACTCCATACTGGAAAAAGGACTTAGAGGAGATATTGCCATATTGCGATGTTATAAATCTCCCCAAGGTTGAAAGCTTGGAGGATGTCAATGCTGCTGACCAGGAGATGAGTTTGATTGAAGATGATAATGGGTTAGAGCCAAGAAAGCTCGTGCCTATTATTGAGACTGTCAGGGGATTAAAGAATGCAAGGGACATTGCAACTCATCCTCGTGTTGTCGCTCTTGCTTGGGGTGGCGAAGATTTAACTGCAGATTTAGGAATACCGAGGAAGAAGGCTTTAATTCTTGATTATGTTCGCGCTGAAATAGTTTTAGCTGCTAAGGCAGAAAAGAAGCAGGCTTTAGACACTGTATTTAGCAATGTTAAGGACACGGAGGGTTTATTCAACTACGCTCAGCGTGCCAGGTACATGGGATTTGATGGGATAGGTGTGATTCATCCAAACCAAATTGAAGTAGTGCACAGGGCCTTTAAACCAACGGATGAAGAGATAGAAGAGGCAAGGAGAATAATTGAGGCAGCTAAGGAAGCTGAGAGGGAAGGTAAAGCTGTGATTTCTCTAAATGGAAGGATGATAGACCCGCCTGTTGTAGAAAGAGCAAGGAAAATTTTGGCTCTTGCGGAGGTGGATTAA